In Cherax quadricarinatus isolate ZL_2023a chromosome 1, ASM3850222v1, whole genome shotgun sequence, the DNA window cacacacacacacacacacacacacacacacacacacacacacacacacacacacacacacacacacacacacacacacacacacacacacaagtaaagaGAGAAATAGCGAGATTTTTTGTCTAACCCCGTGCAAGCAGTCTGATCATGTGATGCCCAATCCatggccactgtgtgtgtgtgtgtgtgtgtgtgtgtgtgtgtgtgtgtgtgtgtgtgtgtgtgtgtgtgtgtgtgtgtgtgtgtttgtgtgtgtgtgtgtgtgtatgtgtgtgtgttggcaacTCGCAAACGAAAGTGAATCCGAACGAAACATTTCGGACCCCTCACATAAGACCTTGAAATCAGGAAGCGACTCCTTGAAATTTATGCATTAAAGTTAGTCTCTTAAAGGTCTCTTGCACAGATAACACTACATCATCGTCATATATTAAAAACAGACGGAGAGTCTAGAATCAGGCGAAGATTTCTGGACTGTGACTTGCTGCAATATATGTTTGTGGTTCATGATTCTGCAAATTATGAAGCAGAGACGACGAGTTCATAAACATCAAAGACAAatttacagatatatatatatatatatatatatatatatatatatatatatatatatatatatatatatatatatatatatatatatatatatcagtcttTGATTCATTGAATTtcagaaataataattttttttattgaaaatcacattactgtttattattattattattattattattattattattattattataattattattattatgactactactactactgctactattattagttttattgtcaatattattattgctgttgttactgttattattatttatgtagaTCCTGTTATTATTATCTTGGGAAATGTTTAATTAgttaggaaacaggataagtttTCCTGACACGAGTCTGAGAGGAGAGGAGGGTAGTTCCAATTCCTCGAATCAAGAACCCTacatcagcatcaaggcaactTGTCCTTGAAGGGTGCTGGTGGGGGGATGCTGGGgtcatggaggtgttgtggaggaGGTCAAGGGGTCATTAAGAGGGGGGATAATAATACAAATCAAGGTTTTCCAGTTTAAGGAAATTGGCGGCCACGTCTGCCCCTAGACAcgacttgcacacacacacacacacacacacacacacacacacacacacacacacacacacacacacacacacacacacacacacacacacacacacacacacacacacacacacacacacacacatacacacacacacgcacataacgAGAGTCGCAGGTCACTCCAGTATAACCCTTGCGACGCGTGATCGACTCGTAATTTTTTTAAAAACAATATTGAAAAGACTCAGGAGGCTTCCAAGACCTTGAATGTGATACTGATCAGAGGCTGGAGCACCAGGATTGGAACCCACCTGGAGCACCAGGATTGGAACCCCCACCTGGAGCACCAGGATTGGAACCCCCACCTGGAGCACCAGGATTGGAACCCCCACCTGGAGCACCAGGATTGGAACCCCCACCTGGAGCACCAGGATTGGAACCCCCACCTGGAGCACCAGGATTGGAACCCCCACCTGGAGCACCAGGATTGGAACCCCCACCTgaatgagaggcaggagagagcaCGGAACACCAGGACTGGAATCTCTCACATGAACAAACATGTTCAGAAACTAGGGAAAATAATTACGATTCCCAACCAGACTACTTCCTAAGCTAAGAGAAACGTGCTATAACTGAAAGATTCAGTCGATAAACCGTACAACACTAGAGGAGAGATCTATgtggagacatgacaacgacgtACTGAATACTAAGGATTGCTCATGGCCTGATAggcaaagctctcacttcacacgctaAGGGTCTGAGTTCAATCCCCGgcaaagggtggaaacattggacgtgtttccttataccCATTGTGTCTGTTTacccatcagtgaaatgggtacctgggtgttaatcgactggtgtgggttgcatcctgcgataaaactgacccaatttgcccgaaatgctctgcgtgtacttgtagaaatagatttattattattactactactaaaggGTCTCTTTAGGGCAGACGAAGACAGAGAAGGGAGCAAAGAGTTATACATGAATAGTTAGAGTGACAAATTAATTACAGGGCTGTGAGAAAGGACTTGATCAGTCTAAGTGAGGGAGATTATGAAGTGGAGAGATCTGGTACAAACGGAGCCTATACTAGGCTTCAGGTAGCCTGAAGAATAAATATGATTAGGTCTTTATTATCAACAATTTGACTAGGAGCCGAGATTCGACTCGCACAATTTATTACGTAGTGAGAGCAACACAAGcatactcactctctcacactcgtaTTTCTCTCAATACTTTTTTTAAAACTAAGACATTCGAGGCTGTCTTACAAAGTGACTGGTCAGGCGGGTCTCTCCGCTCCGCTTAATGTGTCACCAACACTCGTGGACATACAACGTGTGAACGACGAACTACCCTCTTATCCGGACTTCGCCTCTGAATCAGGCGAGTATCTACGCTTCGCTTAATGTATCACACTCTCGTGGGAAGACAACGATGGTAATACAACGATCTACCCGATTACCCGGACTTTACTTCTGAATCCGCTCCCACTTCACTTTCATATTGTTTTTATTACTCCAATATTGAGCAAGCAACCTGCACCTGCTGCCTTATATGTCAACTCGTAAAGGCTTCTGGTGTGAACTTAATTTTATTGAAGCTCGAAAGATTGAAGAGTCCTTACTCAGGAAGTTACTTTCTGCCTACATGTTGTATATTTTTAGGTCAATAACAATAACCTGAATGGTTAGAGACAAAGCCACGATTAACGGACGGAGtatggagcctccaccacaccttacaCTGAATAACAAACACGGGTTAATCTTTTCATGAAATAAAATAACAATGTAGATTTTTAAGCCCCGGAGATAAGACTTTGGTCCTCTTTCCAGCAGCTGATTAGCACCCAGGATtaactatttactgctaggtgaacaggggcaccaGACGTTAGCAGATATGCCCATACATCTCACCTTGTCCCTACTTGAACCCTGGGGCTTTTCTAGAAATAGATATTGAATATATTAATACCTAAACTATGTCTGGTGGAGAGTCACGGGAAAAACCGCGATGTTCCACACGGATACCAAAGGGCAAATTACTACAGGCAGTCATCAGTGTATCTCACACTTGTACTGAATAATACACTTAAAATATCCTTGCGAAGTGTTTCTTCAATGAACAAACAATCCGCACATgtgagaaagaagcttatgactgGTCAGTGAACAAATTTCTAATTTTCTCTCATTGTAGCGTCGTTAACTGCTAATAATTAAAAGATCTGATAAGCAGACCCAGAAATATTCAATTAATTCCTCGAAAAATAGGTTATATTTTGGGCCAGCTGCTAGAATGTTGCTCAGTGTGCTGAAGACAATGTAGACTACGAGGGTACACTTGCTGTGTGTGATTTATATTCTACCTCACGACGATAATTTATTAGGTGGTAAATTAaacgtatatataaatatgtttatCAATATGCTAGCCATGCGCAACCCGGAAAGCTGGCAAAATATTCTATATAAGTCAAATAAGCAGCAAAAAGACTTACCAGTTTACCTTGCCAAACTAGTATATGCTCCGCTGTTCAAAATTATTGAGTATACACATTGGTCTAGTATTACTACTGGTCagtttaataaaaaaaactaGCATGTCTACCCTCGTATTTCCTGTCAGTCAACTGAACAGAAGTAAATTCTGACTCGTGTATCAAGTTTAGTGTTCACTAACAGTCAACTGAACAAAAGGACAAGTACATGTTAGGTATTAAGTTTGTACGTAAACTTAGAAATTCCGAGCAAGTTGTCTctgaatttatttgttttatTGCATTCCAGCGAATAATGTTGCAAGGTGTGGCAACTGTCCATCTGTCAAGTTTACATTTAGTGTGACTTACATCATCTGGAAACCTGATAATGTTGGCGTACAATACCCGACTCAAATTTGTCTAGTACTCTCAAAGCCTTGTTGTTAAGATTATTCCAAGTCTCAATACGATTAATACTTTTCCTTTGTGTTTTAATGTCAGACTGGAGTCAACTTCAGACAAGCATGAAAGGTGAACTCTGGCCATGACTGTAGCCTATAAAGACACAGGGTATATACGCTGACAGGTGTACAGTATACCTCTCCATGTATATGCGTTAACGCTACCTTAAACCCTCTAAGGGATTAAATTCAGTCGTTAAACCTATCTAACTACATAGTAGAATTTATCGAGTTGCATTCTCGATAATGCAATCCCGACATATAAAATCCAGCATTGTCATCACAAAAGAAATATACTGGATGATATTGCGATATGCATTATCAAAGAGACTCGAGTGTACCACAATAGAATGTCTCCATCATTTATTTAACATTCTGCAGCTGTGTTCTGGTCATCACTGCTTAATGATGTGGAAAGCGGGCACAGaattaaaaaaagagagagagaatcgtgTCAATTCAGCTCTGAGTTTCTGGTCGAAATTTATATTTCACaagaatatattatatattacaggGTTTAGTTTTAAAATGTTAAACGTGATTTAACATTACCAAAGAAAAATTTAGAAATTGGAATTTCAAGTGTAAATGGTAGTATATTAAATGCAGCTAAAATAACGATACTGATCCGCTGATGTATATTGTGTTATTTCCGGGTAAGTCAAATGTTACTTTAACAAACATGACATTATAGCAACACTGATATAATGCATAATCATGACGTTGCCGGCGTTGGCAACAAAAAAGGTAGGCCTATTGACAGGAACTATACACGGCCTGTCAAGAAAATTCGTGTAGCGTAGCACGTTTTTCTGATAGGATTTGAAGCTAAACATAACTAGTTTAATTTCCTCAGTATCTCTCATATTTTACATTCCTTCATTTAACTTTTAAATGTAGTCCTAATCTTTCCCTTTAATTTTCTGAGTATTCTATAAAAACAAAGATTCTTAACCGTATGTTAAAGTCATTTATTTAACAGTCTAGTCGCGAGAGCCTAGAtcatgttaacattatcattacTTGATAAACTGTTCTGTCCGTGTTTAACATTCTCCAGAACTTGGACaaagagcagcaggagacagatGACTGGTCAGTAGTAACACAAGCAGGTCCAGgagagtagcagtgatggtggggcgAATAAGCAGTATCGAAGGGGGAAGGGAAAGAGGTCAGAGCTGTGAAAGcatctgctgtgctgctgctgctcctacttcTGCTGAAGCTGCTACTGTTCCActttgctcctgctgttgttgctgctattccTGCTACCCCAGTGATTGCTCGTGTTTGTGCCTCCAATGATGTGAGGTTTCTTACATATATCACCCTATTACTGTTTGGTTTCCTACCTACCGACAcagcacagttccagaggtggtactccctatatatatatatatatatatatatatatatatatatatatatatatatatatatatatatatatatatatatatatatatatatatatatatatatatatatttttttttttttttttttgggccaccctgccttggtgggaatcggccatatatatatatatatatatatatatatatatatatatatatatatatatatatatatatatatatatatatatatatatatatatatatatatatatatatatatatatatatatatatatatatatatatatatatatatatatatatatatatatatatatatatatatatatatatatatatatatatatatatatatatatatatatggccgattcccaccaaggcagggtggcccaaaaaaaaaaaactttcaccatcattcactccatcactgtcttgccagaagggtgctttacactacagttttaaaactgcaacattaacacccctccttcagagtgcagacacttcccatctccaggactcaagtccggcctgccggtttccctgaatcccttcataaatgttactttgctcacaatccaacagcacgccaagtattaaaaaccatttgtctccattcactcctatcaaacacgctcacgcatgcctgctggaagtccaagcccctcgcacgcaaaaccttctttaccccctccctccaacctttcctaggccgacccctaccccgccttccttccactacagactgatacactcttgaagtcattctgtttcgcttcattctctctacatgtccgaaccacctcaacaaccattcctcagcccactagacaacagttttggtaatcccgcacctcctcctaacttccaaactacgaattctctgcattatattcacaccacacattgccctcagacatgacatctccactgcctccagccttctcctcgctgcaacattcatcacccatgcttcacacccatataagagcgttggtaaaactatattctcatacattcccctctttgcctccaaggacaaagttctttgtctccacagactcctaagtgcaccgctcaaccttttcccctcatcaattctatgattcacctcatctttcatagacccatccgctgacacgtccactcccaaatatctgaatacattcacctcctccataccctctccctccaatctgatatccaatctttcatcacctaatctttttgttatcctcataaccttactctttcctgtattcacttttaattttcttcttttacataccctaccaaattcatccaccaacctctgcaacttctctttagaatctcccaagagcacagtgtcatcagcaaagagcaactgtgacaactcccactttatgtgtgattctttatcttttaactccacgcctcttgtcaagaccctcgtatttacttctcttacaaccccatctataaatatattaaacaaccacggtgacatcacacatccttgtctaaggcctacttttactgggaaataatttccctctttcctatggactctaacttgagcctcactatcctcgtaaaaactcttcactgctttcagtaacctacctcctacaccatacacctgcaacatctgccacatatatatatacatatatatatatacatatatatatatatatatatacatatatatatacatatatatatatatatatatatatatatatatatatatatatatatatatatatatatatatatatatatatatataagttatatACTTAAtttttaattgaccagttttacctattcggcacgacatatatatatatatatatatatatatatatatatatacagcctcgCTTGTCAAGGAAATTGATTACAGTTGTTCATCCTTTGTACAAAAAAGGGTTACTAATGTAGGCTTGTCTTAGCACATTAACAGCGCCTTCATGCACTGAAATATGTAAAGGACACACATGAGGTTGCACTAATAAtgatggttatatatatatatatatatatatatatatatatatatatatatatatatatatatatatatatatatatatatatatatatatatatatatacatatatatatttatttaaacaTGGCATATCTTATATATGAAATTCCCTACAGCATTACAGTGTGAATGTCTCTGGAGCAAGACAAGGTTCTAACACCCGAAGTTTAGTGTAGTATAATGACTGAACGAGTTATATACGAACGAAACTGGTGAAATTAAACGAAGTCACACTGGAAAGGTGATTCTTATATATCGGTGTGTCTAAACCTAGCTGGCGAAGGATGTTGTGAGGCACACGATAGTGACTGACACTTGTTACAGCTACAATATGCTGTATACGAATATAGGAgttggttgtgtagtgttgtgaaccTTAGTGAGAGTtacgagtgtgagggagtgttctGGGGAGGGATGTAACACCTCTCCCCGCCAGCATCGCCATCAGCGACTGCAGGAGAGTCGTGGCAAGGGGATGTCGCTACCAGACTCCTCGTCTTgccatcactgtcacatccatgCGCCTATTCCAGCCCGGGACCTCAAACGGACGCATCCACTCAGGTCACATGTTGTTGACAAGCCCCAAGATGTTCCCGTACCGAGAAATAACGAACAGACGAACAACACCTTCAAGAAAAACGTTTCCTTCCTCTACAGGAAGATAAACAGGAAAGGCATTAAAAGCTTTACGAAGGAAAGCCAGACAAATGTCTCCATTCCAATCCCTcaacctcccttccctccttcaagAGTGGACAGTCGTCCATCGGTGGTGGCAGACTCTCTGCCGCTGCCCGAGACACCGTCTCGGAGGCCAAGGCCTTTAGAAGGCAGAGTTCGGCGGCGTCGCCGTGGACTGGCAGGACTGCAGGCAGTTTTGCTTGTCGGTGCATACGCTCTACTGGTAAGACCCCGAGGGTGACCACTTCTCGCGCGGTATCATAAGATTAATCTTCCATAAATAATTTCTTAGCTACTTGATGTTATGTTTAACCAttctaatgtatttttttttctggtgTTGTCCACAGTTAGTATTGGCTGTGGTTATCGGCGTCGTCCTCACCCAGAACCCTCGTCGGTTTCGGCCCCAAGCTTCCAACGCCCCATTACCTCCTCCGCGTCCAGTCTTCAGAGATGCGGCTCCGGCTCCGGTCCCAGCATTCCGAGATGCTGGCCCAGGTCCGGTCTTCAGAGAAGTGGCTCCGGCCCAGCCAGCTCGAGTGAGTCGTCCTCGCTTCCCTAGTGGTCCACCCAAGGTTTCccgcccacctccaccacccaccacttccGAGCCAGAAGTATTCGAATATGAATACGTGGACGACACCGCTCAAGATCTGACGCTTCTGCCCAACCCCGTGTCCGCTCATTTCCCTTCCCCTCCACCAACCCAGCCAGCATTTAGACCTCTGCCTGCACCAGCTCCCCGCCCACAGGTGTCACAGCCACAACAGCCACAGCAATCACGCCCCTCTACGTCTCCCCGCAGGACAACTGTGCCCCTAGCCAGCCTCGACAGGGACTTCAGTCTCAACCAGGAGCAACCTACTCGGGGACGCAAGGAGCCCGAGGTAAAAATCCTGCGGTCATGGTCGCACCAGAACGCCGACGGCACCTTCTCTTGGGGTTACATTAACGACGACGGCTCCTTTAAGAACGAGACCCGCGGCCTGGACTGTGTGGTGCGTGGAGTGTATGGCTACATCGACAAGGTCACTGGGGACCACCTCTCCTTCCCCTACGAGTCCGGGAACCCCTGTGATCCTGAAGCCCCAGATGACTACTTCTACGATTATGACACTAACCCTATTCAGCAGAGGCCCCCCACCGTTCCCCGCCCTGCTTCTCCACCCCCCAGCTCTCAGCCACGTCGCCTAGGCTGATTCTCTTGTTCCCATTGTAGCGTTTGCTCCTTTTCTTAGCGTAAGGTATTAGAGAACGTTTAGAGGCACACCTCCAGCCAGCCTGCAGCTGCAGCACCAGTGTATCTCTCATTCTGTTACCGGTCTCTCTGTGATGATAGCTTCCTCTTTCATCAACCTCTTGGTAAGACTTGGTAACCACAGCCTCACCCTCATTCAGACTCTTCAAAGAGTCTTGGTAACCACAACTTCCTTCCCTCATTGTTCCAAGAGTCTTGGTGACTACAACCTCCTCCACCTCTCGTCAGTGCTGTCAGCTGTCTACGTCATTCTGTATTTATCGAATGTTACAATTCCAAAATACAT includes these proteins:
- the LOC138852562 gene encoding uncharacterized protein; protein product: MSLPDSSSCHHCHIHAPIPARDLKRTHPLRSHVVDKPQDVPVPRNNEQTNNTFKKNVSFLYRKINRKGIKSFTKESQTNVSIPIPQPPFPPSRVDSRPSVVADSLPLPETPSRRPRPLEGRVRRRRRGLAGLQAVLLVGAYALLLVLAVVIGVVLTQNPRRFRPQASNAPLPPPRPVFRDAAPAPVPAFRDAGPGPVFREVAPAQPARVSRPRFPSGPPKVSRPPPPPTTSEPEVFEYEYVDDTAQDLTLLPNPVSAHFPSPPPTQPAFRPLPAPAPRPQVSQPQQPQQSRPSTSPRRTTVPLASLDRDFSLNQEQPTRGRKEPEVKILRSWSHQNADGTFSWGYINDDGSFKNETRGLDCVVRGVYGYIDKVTGDHLSFPYESGNPCDPEAPDDYFYDYDTNPIQQRPPTVPRPASPPPSSQPRRLG